The genomic segment TTTCATGCTGAGGAAAGTACTTTAACAGAAGAGATAGTATAAAAAACCAAGTTAGAGTCCATATCACCTGTAAAGCACCAAAGGAGATTGTGAGAGAGAATTTTACAGTAAAATGAAAGCGGGCCCAGACAGTGGatgggagaagaagaaagaaataagaagtaaACAAGTGAAAACGGTGTATACGCATGATTAAATGgtgaataaaggaaaaagaatacgTCATGTTGTACAGGGCATAGATAGTAATGGTGgaattaacattcaaaatatcAATGGGAATTTGAGAGAGTAAAATTGTGGGGAAAACAGGGAAGCTCTTGTAtagaggaaaggggaaaggaaaacatCACTAGGTTTTTATGCATCAGTTTTTCTCATCCTATGCTCTGTGAAAACCCTAATGTGGAAGTGAAAGAGCGTCTACATCTCACACTGTTGGAGGCGAAAATTGGCACAATGTGTTAGATCCATcagggatgagcaggcccagtaaggatggggaggaaTTCTGACCAGCAGGAAGAAAGCAAGGAGTAGATAGACTGCCATGGAGGTGCATCCTTGGTCACAGTCCGCTTAAATGTTGGGGCTACGTttgtaaaatgaaaggaaaatattcaGAGTGTGGAGGACAATGAATTGTCTTCTGGTCATGATGTGGTACTAGATttttccctcccctcaaaacaagTATTTGTTTAAACTATGTTAAATATTTGCACTCTCACTTTGGGCACAAACAGACAGGTCCCTTGTGTCTTCAGCTGAGAAGCAACCAGCACGTGCACAGGAGGAACCCACCACATTCCaggaaagaaacacagaaaatgcTTAGAGGGAACAAGCCTGGGGCCATAGGCAGTCAGGAACAGTGTCTGTCCTGAGCAGCTGGATTAAGGAAAATCAAATCTTGTCATTTAGGGGCAACAGATGGTGGACACTGAAGGGTTTTACAGAGCATTGGGGAAGCATTAATTTACGTTACATACTGGCCCAGTCGCCTCCCATTTCCATGCCAGCACTCGCAGACACAGCCTTCCCACTCTTCCAGTTCAGCCCTGGCTGAGTTAATATCCAGCCCCGCCCACTGCCACACCTGCTGACTGTTACCTAGCTATGGTAGGAGGCCCACCCAGGGGTGAGTGCTGGCAGGCCCAGGCGGGCCTTGTTCATGGTCAGTGTCCCCTTGACCGGAGGTGGCCACAGCAGGCGGCTCAGACCTGGCGTCTCTGGGATCCTCTTTTCACCTGTTCTCATTGACAGATGTCCCTCAGCAGGGGCACCCAGCTGGCAGAGAGCCAGGTCACTCGGAGGACAGCCCTCTTGCTGCTTGGATTCTGGGCCATGCTGGCTCCAGTCCAGTGTTCTCAAGGCCATCCCTCATGGCGCTACATCTCCTCGGAGGTGGTGATACCCAGGAAGGAGTTCCACCATGGCAAGGGCGTTCAAATGCCAGGATGGCTCTCCTACAGCCTGTACTTCGGGGGCCAGAGGCACGTTATGCACATGAAGAGCAAGAACATCTTTTGGCCTGgacagctgctgctgctgactcAGGACGAACAAGGCGCCTTGCAGATGGACTTCCCCTTCATGCCTTCAGACTGCTACTACCTCGGCTACGTGGAGGGGATTCCTTTCTCCATGGTCACTGTGGACACGTGCTATGGGGGTCTTGAAGGTATTATGAAGCTGGATGACCTTGCCTATGAAATAAAACCCCTCAGGTATTCTAAAACATTTGAACATGTGGTTTCGCAGATAGTGGCAGACGCCGACACAATGGGACCTGTGCATAGACTGAAAGACAGGCAGAATGGGGACCCCCTGTTCCCCGAAGCAGATATCAGTGAAGCCCGCCACAAATATTTGAATTCTAGGTACTTTGCCCTGCATATAGGAGTTATGAGAGGATTTGCTCAATTTTCCAATACAATGTATCGTGTATACCAAAATGTAACAAAGTGTGTAAACTACATGTTACATATGGCTAACTTAATGGACTCCATGTATGCAGGTCTTGGCATAAGGTACTTTGTCACTGCAGTCCTAGTATATAATGTGAGAGATCCAACAACTATGAATGATTATCGTGCGTACGATAGCCCATATGCTGTGTATCACAGAACTAACCTTAGACCAACTGTCCTACCCGTTTCATCCTTCATAGTGATTAAACACGGACCCGTGGACTTTGACCCACCCCTGTATCGTACATGCAATATGCATGACATACTCTTTGTTGGTTACCTAGGCAGACATCACTTAATGGTAAGTATCATAGCAGCCCGATACACTGGGAGAAGTTTTGGTCTGTATTTTGATTCTGAAGATTGCACTTGCATGAGAAGGACCGTCTGCATTATGTCACCCTACGCTGCTTTGACAGACGCCTTCAGTGATTGCTCCCTCGTACACTGGCGGAACATAGTAAAATCTCAAGGCCATTGTATATATGACGTGGTTTGGAAGACATTTAATACAAGCCTGATAAGTGTACGTTGTGGGAACTCTGTAGTGGAGGGTCCAGAGAGATGTGACTGTGGCTCCTTAAAGCAGTGTTACAGCAACCAATGCTGTAATACTGACTGTTCCCTTAAGAGCGGATCTGTTTGTGATAAAGAAATGTGCTGTACGAACTGTACGTACGCTACGCCTGGAACACTGTGCAGACCAATCCAAAATATATGTGACCTCCCCGAGTACTGCCCTGGGGGTActtacctgtgcccccagaactTTCATCTGCAAGATGGAACCCCCTGTACCGAGGAGGGCTACTGCTATCACGGAAACTGCACCGACCGCACCATGCACTGCCAAGAGATCTTTGGAAGACACGCTGTGAATGCCGACGACAGCTGCTACACAATAAATACAAAAGCCACTCGATTTGGACACTGTTCAAGAAAGGCTTCGCTAATGTCTTTTAACCCTTGTCGGAATGCAGACATAAAGTGTGGAAGGCTGCAGTGCAGCAACGTCACACACCTTCCCCGGCTGCCAGACCACGCCTCGTTCCATCAGTCAAAGATCTCACAGGTGTGGTGCTGGGGATTAGACACACACATAGCAACAGGGATAAATGATGTCGGTCATGTGAGAAATGGTGCCCCCTGTGCCCCTGGAAAGTTCTGTGAGAATAACTTCTGCAACGCTTCTATAGCTGCAATCACATATGACTGTAACCCTGAGAAATGCAGTTTTAGAGGAATTTGCAACAACAGAAGGAATTGCCATTGCCATGTAGGCTGGGACCCTCCATATTGTGCAGATAAAGGTGCTGGAGGGAGCCAAGACAGCGGATCCCCACCAAGGATGATGCGGTCAGTAAAACAAAGCCAAGAATCAGTGGTATATTTGAGAGTGGTCTTCGGTCGCATCTACGCCTTCATAGCTGCTCTCCTCTTGGGCGTAGCCACAAATGTAAAAGCTATCAAGACCTCCACAGTTCATGAAGCGACAACAGGtgcaaaataaattataaaccaGCCCCCCAACCCCTGTACAGCCAGAGGCAATATAGAAGTAAGATCTCTGATAAAATCTGTGATGGGATGGCAAAGATGATTTTCACATTCTAGAACCCTCCAAGAGACACTGGAGGACTTCCACACGTCAGGGGTGGTGAAGAGGCATTGACGTTCTCGCCTCAGGACTCTTTGATAGGTCGCTGATCAGCCCTGTGAAATAAATCTTGAAAAATCATCTGTTTCTGTCCTCTAATACTTCATAAACTCTCAGAGGGAAAACCAAGCCTGAGACTTTGGCCAGCAGAGGAGATGGGGGTCAGCGGCTGGGTCCTGACCTGAGTTTGCTGCTCCCAGGATTAACAAAAGTTGCCACGGGCGGCTTTAGGCACAGATTCACGACATGTCTCTAAATTAGTGCTCCTGAACACTGgggtcttcctcttcctctaggTGATCTCTCCTTCTCTAAACCCAGAATGGGTCCAGGGCAGTAGAGGGAGGGCTGCTCCCAAGCAGCTTCGTCTGTCCCGTTCCGgtgggctgtgggctgtggggTGAGGGAGATGTGGGCTCAACGCGCACCTAGCGTAAACTGTGACACCCGGGAGACCTAATTTCCCAAAGTGGGGCACTGGGATCAGGAGGTGGAATGTTGCGTTCGATGAAATTCCATCAGAAAATTCGGTGGATGTGCCTATCAAGGACTCCGGCATCCAGGGGGTGCCCTGTGAACGTTAATTCCTTCCTCCCTGCATCTATATTTCAGTGCACTTTCAGGAAATGTAAACTGAGGAATTAGTGGTGAATGACAGACAGCAGTCTTTAGATCACCCCCGTGGGGGTGCAAAACCAGTCCCCTTCTGTAAACAATGTTCAGTgaactattattttataatgtgatGTACAATTAATAAAGTGAAATGTATAAGtaataaagcatttttatataAGTTAACCTTTAAAATTATGTAGACTATTCCACATGCCATACAGGTACATAGCATAGAATTAAAAGGACAGAAACTCCCACCAACCTAAGGATGTAACACTTCCCACAACATCCACAGAAAACCACTTTTGGTCTGTTGTAACATTTGTTTCCAGGGTTCCCCTAAATGTATACAGTTAAAGCGGTCCTGCCTTTATGCACATTGTTTTGAAACCCTAACCTCTTTTCTCCAAACGCATCTTACTGTCCTATCTTTGAACTTCCTTCCAATTTCCAACATTCAGCCTGCATTTAAGGTACTCTAGTCCATTTGTTCGAGCAGCCAGACAGCTAGAtataagcagagaaaggggggcatGTACCAAATGTCAGGAATCcttacatcttgtgaacaactgGGGTCTTtggacaaagaaaagcaggaacttcCAGACTAATaagaaaccacacattttgggttggcaagtgtcctggaggcagacaaagaaaggtgggataaGGCAGGAATTTTGTGCATCTGAATGTAACCTCTTGCTCTTTATGCTCTTGTTTTTACGGTAAAATTGGCCTTGCAGATAAGATGTACCCATCATGCAGAtaccatgacacttccaatcaagACTAAAAAGGACAGAAATCTGTCCTCCCCTGGGAGGGTGGAGCTGGAATGAAGAGCGGGAAATACAGCCACAACCTTTCCCTCCACAGTGAACATtctacccattcatttttacaaccATATCAACAGCTTGGCAAAGAAGCAGCGCAGCTGCTCACCCAAGACTGTCCGTTCTCCCCTCAAGAGAAGACTATCACTGAATAATAaacccccactttactttcttgacctccaggtctcatctctgaattcttcctgTGACGAGCCCAAAGCCTACTCTCTGATAACACAGTGTTGTGCTGCTTTCAGTGTATTCCATTCTTGACGGGTAGATATTAATGAGAAATTTAAATGAGAGGTCAGATGAATTTAATACCCACCTAATCTCACACCCTCTGGTGTGAATTGTTTGTTGACGCAGCGTCACCCTCCTCACACCTTTTACTGGCCTCCTTCCTGCAGCCAAACAGCAGGCTTCCCCACGTGGCCTGGGGCTCTCTGCACAAGGGGTCAGTGCTCCTCTCCCTGGGGCTTGTCTGCATTTCAAGTTCAGTGCTTGACGCGCACCAGGTCTTGATCTCTTTGAATCTCTTTCTGTTgtccctttttcttctctttctgacttttggTCCTCATATCATGGCTCATATGGCTCATAGGTTCTGACTAAAGTCCTGAGGTGGTGTCTAAAATTTATGGGGGTTCTGGGTAGTGTGAGTTTCCTGCAGAGAGGAACGACCCCAGTGGTCCCTGCAGAAGCACGGCCCGGTCAGATCCCTGCGCTCCCACCAGGGGCTGAGGCGCTTCAGCCTGGGTTCCCGCGTGTGTGCGGGACACTCTCCTTCAGAGCACAGGctcccaggggctgaggggagagtcTGGGCCTTTTCTCCTCAGGAGGCAGTACATTCAGTGTTTGACCTAACCTTCCCGCACTACGGATAACTATGCTtaggtttgcttttctttctcttccatttgaacctcattaatttaaaatgtatttgatgaaattaaaatttaattgcaATATAATTGCTGTATAACATTGCATAAGTGGTGGTGTACAAAGGGGTGATTTCATACACTTGTATATGGTAATATGATGACCACCAGAGCATCACCTAGCACCTCCATCACCTCCTGTAATTAGCATTTCATTCTGTGCAGATAAAATTACAACCTAGCAGTTTGTGATACAGTGTTGTTGACTGTGATTACTGCACTGCGCATTAGCTCCCCAGAACTTGTTCACCTGCTGGTTGTAGATTGTGCCCTCAATTCCCCACCCCCCGACCTCAGTTAGTCACCAGCTACTCTCTGtacattttgtctttttaagatttcacatgtaagtggtgCCTTACACTACTGTCCTTCTCCTCACATCCGACATAACACTTGCCATACCTTGTCTTCCTGATGGTAGCCGTTCAGACATGTGTGAGGTGACATCTTCTTGTGGATGTAAGCTGCAGTCTGACTAGTGATGTGGAGCACCTTTCTGTGCACTTGTTGGCTTTATGGATGACTTCTTTGGAAATCTATCCGTTCAGTTTCTCTGCCCTTTTTGTAATTTACTTTTTGTTCTTGAGCTGAAGGGGTCTTTTACATACTTTTGGTATTAATGCCTTATCTGATATACAGTTtacaaatagtttctcccattccataggctgacTTTTCGTATTTTTCATTGTTCTTTGGCTTTGCAGAAGCTCTTTAGTTTGATGTCGCTTCACTTGgtcctttttgcttttgttgctgttgcttttgGTGATGCATCTAAAAAAGTATCAGCAAGATCACTGTCAAGGGGTTCTTCCCTAGATTATCTTCTAGGATTTTTTTGGTACCAGGTCTTACACTCAAGTCTGTAAtacatttgagttaatttttgtgagtaatGTAAACAGGGGTCCAATTAATTTTATCTGCATGTGGTTATCTGGTTATCTCAACCCCACATGTTGAAGAGACTTCCCTGTGGATTGTTCTGGGCTCCCCTGGTAAATGCTACTTGATTGCATTCATGaggatctatttctgggctctctattctgaacCATTGGTCTGTATTTCAATTTCTATGTCAGTACCATGCAgtgttaattactgtagcttggtAGTACAGACTGAAGTCAGTAGTGTGATGTTTCtggcttccttctttttcatgattACATTGgctatttgggggttttttttggttctgtataaatttaaggAGTATTTGctcaatttctgttttttaaaaagccattggAAATTTAGCAGGATTTGCATGGTATATCtaaattgctttggatagtatgaaCATCTTACTAATATGAATTCTTCCATTCTGTGAGCACAAAAGattttctcatttatatgtgtcttcagtttctttcatggATGTCTAATAGTATTTCAGTGTTCAGCTCTTTCACGTACTTGGTTaactttattcctaggtattttatacttcttgatgaaatttttaaaatgtggttttcaTAATTTTGAAGGTTTGTTGTTCAGTTATAGAAACACGGttgattttgtatattgatttcatATTCTACAACTTTCCTGAAATGGTTTATTCATTTTCACAGCTTATTGATGggatctttagggttttctataaataatatcatgccttctgcaaataaagacagttttacttctttctttctgatttgtatgtattttctttttcttgcctaattactcTGGCTAAAATTTCCAGTGCCCTGTTGAATATAAATGGTAAGAGTGGGCATTTTTGTCCTCTTCCTGATTTTAGAAGAAACACCTTTAGCTTTTAGCTGTGGAGTACAAAGTTACCTTTGAGTTTGTCAAATGTGCCTTGGTTATGCTGAGAAATGTTTcctctttacccatttttaaagaGTGTTTACCAGGAATGAATGTTGAGTTTtctcaaatgttttttttttttttctgtatctattgagatgattctATGGAATCGCTGTCACTGAGGTGAATTCCACTTCATGATGGTATTTGGTCTGTGCAATAGTTTGGTGAATTTGGTTTGCTGAGAATTCATGCATCCATATTCATTGGTTTATTggcttgtactttttttttctctagtagTGTTCTTTGTGGTTTTGGTaacaggataatgctggcctcataaaattggtaaaaaaaaaaaaattccctctcCTAGTTTTGGAAGAGTTCATAAAAGATTGGTATTCACTCTTTTCAAACTGTTGGGTAGAATTCACTAGTGAGGCCATCTGGTCCTAAaatcttcttttgttttaatgtttttgatCACCAATTAAATCTTCTCACTCATTATTGGCCTttttggattttctgtttttttaatgatacaaTCTTGGTTGATCTAAGAGTCAAGAAACTTATCAATTATTTTCTGGGTTATCCACTCTGTTGCTGAATAATTGTTCATAGTGGTCTCTCGTGATCTTTTGTGTATCTGTGGTGAAAGTTGTACCgtctcttcttttatttatttatttatttagagtcTTCTCTCTTGGTGAGTCTACCCGAAGATTTGTCTATTTTCATTATGATCCTTTCTGTCatctttttagtttctatttcatttctgtcCACTCAAACTTTTGTTATTTCCTGTCTTCTGTTAACTTTGGACTgagctttctctcctctttctaagCCTTGATGTGTAAAATTACTTTGTTTATTAGAGATCTTTCTTGTTTCTCAGAGTAGGTATTTATTGTTATGAAGTTCCCTCTATGAACTGCTTTTGCTAAGTCCCATATTTTGGAATactgaatttccatttttatttgtctctagATATTTTTTGAtctctcttttctgtcttctttgacCCACTGACTCTTTAGTAGCGTGTATTTTAatctgaaatatttgtaaattttctagttttattttataattgatttctagttttgtatctgtggtcagaaaaaaatgcttaatataatttcaatcttcttaaatataTTGAGATGTGTTTTGTAACCTAACATACAATTATTCAccttggagaatgttccatgggtgcttgagaagaatgtgcattctCCTGTTTTCAGGTGGAATGGTCTGCAACGATCTGGCAAGTCCATCTGGTCTCACATGCAGGTTAAGAGCATTGTTTCTTTACTGGTTTTTCTGTCTGGGTAATCTATTCTTGAAGGTGAGCTATTAAAGTTCCCTACTGTTATTGCATTGTTgcctctttttcattacaggtctgTTAATATATagcttaatatttaatattatgtgCCCCTATGTCGGGTGCATaagtatttacaaatgttatatccTATTCTTGGGTTGACCTTTTTTCATTATGGGCtgactttctttgtctttcactaTAGTTTTAGGCTTAAAGCATTTTTTTGGTCTTATATAAATATAGCTTtccctgcttttttttgttttccatttgcatggaatatctttttccattactTGACTTTTAATTTGTGTGCATTTTTAGAACAGAAGTGAAACTTTCATTGGCAGGGTATAGCCAGGTCTTCCATTTATTCTGCTACTCaatatcttttcttttcagagtttatttctttttttaattgaagtatagttgatttacaatgttgtgttagtttgaagtgtacagcaaagtgattcagaatatatatataatatatatataatacaatgtatatttttaatatatatatagagtCTCTTCCATTATGAATtgtgggttattacaagatattgaatatagtttcctgtgccatacagccgatcct from the Vicugna pacos chromosome 11, VicPac4, whole genome shotgun sequence genome contains:
- the LOC140699739 gene encoding disintegrin and metalloproteinase domain-containing protein 21-like; this translates as MSLSRGTQLAESQVTRRTALLLLGFWAMLAPVQCSQGHPSWRYISSEVVIPRKEFHHGKGVQMPGWLSYSLYFGGQRHVMHMKSKNIFWPGQLLLLTQDEQGALQMDFPFMPSDCYYLGYVEGIPFSMVTVDTCYGGLEGIMKLDDLAYEIKPLRYSKTFEHVVSQIVADADTMGPVHRLKDRQNGDPLFPEADISEARHKYLNSRYFALHIGVMRGFAQFSNTMYRVYQNVTKCVNYMLHMANLMDSMYAGLGIRYFVTAVLVYNVRDPTTMNDYRAYDSPYAVYHRTNLRPTVLPVSSFIVIKHGPVDFDPPLYRTCNMHDILFVGYLGRHHLMVSIIAARYTGRSFGLYFDSEDCTCMRRTVCIMSPYAALTDAFSDCSLVHWRNIVKSQGHCIYDVVWKTFNTSLISVRCGNSVVEGPERCDCGSLKQCYSNQCCNTDCSLKSGSVCDKEMCCTNCTYATPGTLCRPIQNICDLPEYCPGGTYLCPQNFHLQDGTPCTEEGYCYHGNCTDRTMHCQEIFGRHAVNADDSCYTINTKATRFGHCSRKASLMSFNPCRNADIKCGRLQCSNVTHLPRLPDHASFHQSKISQVWCWGLDTHIATGINDVGHVRNGAPCAPGKFCENNFCNASIAAITYDCNPEKCSFRGICNNRRNCHCHVGWDPPYCADKGAGGSQDSGSPPRMMRSVKQSQESVVYLRVVFGRIYAFIAALLLGVATNVKAIKTSTVHEATTGAK